A region of Asticcacaulis excentricus DNA encodes the following proteins:
- a CDS encoding flagellar hook-basal body complex protein FliE: MNPMLVAKAYGAVQKQVSGLHEEGSRTHDVGAAFSKVLNGAMEQTMKSTQNAESQMIAHSQGKAELIDAVTAVATAEASLESVIAIRDQVISAYQEILRMPI; this comes from the coding sequence ATGAACCCCATGCTTGTCGCCAAGGCCTACGGGGCCGTTCAGAAACAGGTCTCCGGCCTGCACGAAGAGGGTTCGCGCACGCACGATGTGGGGGCGGCTTTTTCCAAGGTCCTGAACGGGGCCATGGAACAGACGATGAAATCGACCCAGAACGCCGAGTCGCAGATGATCGCGCATTCGCAGGGCAAGGCTGAGTTGATCGACGCGGTGACCGCTGTGGCCACCGCTGAGGCGTCGCTGGAAAGCGTCATCGCTATCCGCGATCAGGTCATCAGCGCCTATCAGGAAATCCTGAGAATGCCGATCTGA
- the flgC gene encoding flagellar basal body rod protein FlgC, with translation MPINKTTDTHPTLSVAASALRAQQARMRIIAENIANADSLAKTPGGDPYRNQIPVFEATKIDGAMGVKLAAVRPDETPFEEEYDPSHPAADANGYVKRPNVKSLIQSMDMRDAQRAYEANLNVIETTRSMEQKTLDILKR, from the coding sequence ATGCCGATTAACAAGACGACTGACACCCATCCGACCCTTTCGGTCGCCGCCAGCGCGCTCAGGGCGCAGCAGGCGCGCATGCGCATTATCGCGGAAAACATCGCCAATGCCGACTCGCTGGCCAAGACCCCCGGCGGTGACCCTTATCGCAACCAGATTCCGGTGTTTGAAGCGACCAAGATAGACGGCGCCATGGGCGTCAAGCTGGCGGCTGTGCGGCCCGATGAGACGCCGTTTGAGGAGGAGTACGACCCCAGCCACCCGGCCGCCGACGCCAATGGCTATGTCAAACGGCCCAATGTCAAAAGTCTGATTCAGAGCATGGATATGCGCGACGCGCAGCGGGCCTATGAGGCGAATCTCAATGTCATCGAGACGACTCGCTCTATGGAGCAGAAGACGCTCGATATCCTGAAGCGTTAG
- the flgB gene encoding flagellar basal body rod protein FlgB, whose translation MSTENIGLLGALKEKMTWLGQRQKLVAQNVANASTPGFKPRDLKALDFASVLKGQQEQTGLGLSVTNAGHMNVEGGGSFAPKAVVSPDSETTMDGNSVVLEEQMLKMAESRMQYEAALGFYQKSLGLIRMAGKAPGR comes from the coding sequence ATGAGCACGGAAAATATCGGCCTCCTTGGGGCGCTGAAAGAGAAGATGACCTGGCTGGGTCAGCGCCAGAAGCTGGTGGCGCAGAACGTGGCCAATGCCTCGACGCCGGGTTTCAAGCCGCGCGACCTCAAGGCTCTCGATTTTGCCTCCGTCCTCAAAGGGCAGCAGGAACAGACCGGACTGGGCCTCAGCGTGACCAATGCCGGGCACATGAATGTCGAAGGCGGCGGAAGCTTTGCGCCCAAGGCGGTGGTTTCGCCGGATTCCGAAACCACCATGGACGGCAATTCGGTCGTGCTGGAAGAACAAATGCTCAAAATGGCCGAAAGCCGGATGCAGTATGAGGCGGCTCTGGGCTTTTACCAGAAGTCGCTGGGCCTGATCCGCATGGCAGGTAAGGCACCGGGTAGATAG
- the flhB gene encoding flagellar biosynthesis protein FlhB, giving the protein MADEGEDKTEEASARKLEEARKKGDVAKSADVPQALSLIAACALVMLYGDKIALSLTETLRVFVAAPHLLRDSLMGDGGLTIANHLMGQVLPIIALILLVAGAAGAIGSLAQTGLMFSTEKLKPDFSKLNPMAGFKRLFGVDALIQFAKTVIKLIAVGVITWMILKGRAVDVAGLAGASPLMVLPYAKEVFFSLAVAVCLFMALEGGADYFIQKFRFSQRMKMTKTEVKDEYKQTEGDPHVKGRLKQIRMEKSRQRMMANVPKATVVITNPTHYAVALRYDEETPAPLCVAKGVDTLALKIREVAGEHDIAIVEDPPLARALYAAIDVDEIIPETHFQAVAKIISFVMVRKRRGF; this is encoded by the coding sequence GTGGCAGACGAAGGCGAAGACAAGACAGAAGAGGCCTCGGCCCGAAAACTCGAAGAGGCGCGAAAGAAAGGCGACGTTGCCAAATCCGCCGACGTCCCTCAGGCCCTGTCGCTGATCGCGGCGTGCGCCTTGGTCATGCTCTATGGCGACAAGATAGCCCTGTCGCTGACCGAGACGTTGCGCGTATTCGTCGCTGCGCCACACCTGTTGCGCGACTCGCTGATGGGGGATGGCGGTCTGACCATCGCCAACCACCTGATGGGGCAGGTCCTGCCGATCATCGCCCTGATCCTGCTGGTGGCCGGTGCCGCCGGGGCCATAGGCAGTCTGGCCCAGACCGGCCTTATGTTCAGCACCGAAAAGCTCAAGCCCGACTTTTCCAAGCTCAACCCCATGGCGGGCTTCAAGCGCCTGTTTGGTGTTGATGCCCTGATCCAGTTCGCCAAGACGGTGATCAAGCTGATCGCCGTGGGCGTGATTACCTGGATGATCCTCAAGGGGCGGGCGGTCGATGTGGCGGGGCTGGCTGGTGCGTCGCCGCTGATGGTCCTGCCCTATGCCAAGGAGGTGTTTTTCTCACTGGCGGTGGCGGTGTGCCTGTTCATGGCGCTGGAAGGTGGGGCCGATTACTTCATCCAGAAGTTCCGCTTCTCTCAGCGCATGAAGATGACCAAGACCGAGGTCAAGGACGAATACAAGCAGACCGAAGGCGACCCGCACGTCAAGGGCCGTCTGAAGCAGATCCGCATGGAAAAGTCGCGCCAGCGCATGATGGCCAATGTCCCCAAGGCGACGGTGGTGATCACCAACCCGACCCACTACGCCGTGGCCCTACGCTATGATGAGGAAACGCCCGCGCCGCTGTGCGTGGCCAAGGGGGTGGATACACTGGCCTTGAAAATCCGCGAGGTGGCGGGCGAACACGACATCGCTATTGTCGAAGACCCGCCGCTGGCGCGCGCGCTTTATGCCGCCATTGACGTCGATGAGATCATCCCCGAAACGCATTTTCAGGCCGTGGCCAAGATCATCTCCTTCGTCATGGTGCGCAAGCGACGGGGGTTTTAG
- the fliP gene encoding flagellar type III secretion system pore protein FliP (The bacterial flagellar biogenesis protein FliP forms a type III secretion system (T3SS)-type pore required for flagellar assembly.): MRKRDYAVTLLGGILGFALMIFPGDVLAQSVNLDLGQGGTLTARVVQMLGLLTVLSLAPSIVIMTTSFIRIVVVLSLLRTALGLQQSPPNAVLISLAMFLSAVVMAPTYQAAYDAGIRPLMDQEMEMPQAFDAASEPVKTFMLSQVDAGDLNLFIRLSKVEKPKDNMDLPITVITPAFMISELKTAFMIGFFLFLPFLVIDLVVASVLMSMGMMMLPPVVVSLPFKLIFFVLVDGWRLVCGSLVESFTKAGGAGG; the protein is encoded by the coding sequence ATGCGCAAACGCGACTATGCCGTGACCCTGCTGGGCGGCATTCTCGGTTTCGCCCTAATGATCTTCCCCGGCGACGTGCTGGCGCAGTCGGTCAATCTTGATCTGGGGCAAGGCGGCACGCTGACGGCGCGCGTCGTGCAGATGCTGGGGCTTTTGACCGTCCTGTCGCTGGCGCCGTCCATCGTCATCATGACCACCTCCTTCATCCGCATCGTGGTGGTGCTGTCCCTGCTCAGAACGGCGCTGGGCCTGCAACAGAGTCCGCCCAATGCGGTGCTGATCTCGCTGGCCATGTTCCTGTCGGCGGTGGTGATGGCCCCCACCTATCAGGCGGCCTATGACGCCGGCATCCGCCCGCTGATGGATCAGGAGATGGAGATGCCGCAGGCCTTCGACGCGGCCTCCGAACCGGTCAAGACCTTTATGCTGTCTCAGGTCGATGCGGGCGATCTCAACCTGTTTATCCGCCTGTCCAAGGTCGAAAAGCCCAAGGACAATATGGACCTGCCGATCACGGTCATCACGCCGGCCTTTATGATTTCGGAACTGAAGACGGCGTTTATGATCGGCTTCTTCCTCTTCTTGCCGTTTCTGGTGATCGACCTCGTCGTCGCCTCGGTGCTGATGAGCATGGGGATGATGATGCTGCCGCCGGTGGTGGTGTCGTTGCCGTTCAAGCTGATCTTCTTCGTGCTGGTTGATGGCTGGCGGCTGGTGTGCGGTTCATTGGTCGAGAGCTTTACCAAGGCCGGGGGCGCGGGGGGATAG
- a CDS encoding FadR/GntR family transcriptional regulator has product MRTQHGVSLTYGLLETLGQSIVSGHYDGSGFPTEAELCQQFSASRTVAREAVKMLTAKGLLSARPRQGTKVEPVSRWNLLDPDVTRWLMERPFSNTIYREFTEVRLAIEPVAAALAAQHADRKDIKAIRDGLNGMRDHAAEHDQALAADIEFHVAILRASGNPFFWQLRELINTALRLSIGVTNKISGHTASIPAHEAVLIAIEKGDADGALHAMRAILLESLELIKTYDPAVGE; this is encoded by the coding sequence ATGCGTACGCAGCACGGCGTCAGTCTCACCTACGGACTTCTGGAAACCCTCGGCCAATCCATTGTTTCCGGCCATTATGACGGTAGCGGTTTTCCGACCGAGGCGGAACTGTGCCAGCAGTTTTCAGCCAGCCGCACCGTCGCGCGTGAGGCGGTGAAGATGCTGACGGCCAAGGGCCTCTTGAGCGCGCGCCCGCGTCAGGGCACCAAGGTCGAACCGGTCAGCCGCTGGAACCTGCTCGATCCGGATGTCACCCGCTGGCTGATGGAGCGCCCCTTTTCCAACACCATCTACCGCGAATTTACCGAGGTGCGTCTGGCTATTGAGCCGGTCGCCGCCGCCCTGGCCGCCCAGCACGCCGACCGCAAGGACATCAAGGCCATACGCGACGGCCTGAACGGTATGCGCGACCACGCCGCCGAACACGATCAGGCGCTTGCCGCCGATATCGAATTCCACGTCGCCATCCTGCGCGCGTCGGGCAACCCCTTCTTCTGGCAGCTCCGCGAACTGATCAATACGGCGCTGCGCCTGTCGATCGGCGTCACCAACAAGATTTCCGGCCACACCGCCTCCATCCCGGCGCACGAAGCCGTGCTGATCGCCATTGAAAAGGGCGATGCCGACGGGGCCCTGCACGCCATGCGCGCCATCCTGCTGGAATCGCTGGAACTGATCAAAACCTACGACCCGGCGGTCGGAGAGTAA
- a CDS encoding flagellar biosynthetic protein FliO encodes MDVFLSLLRAAFALAIVLGLVLGLAYALRRYAPQLLARFQGERGERRLSVVETLVLDPARRLVLVRVDDEERLLLLGEGQELIEPRQLPAPKPKPAPAPTVNRPVL; translated from the coding sequence ATGGATGTCTTTTTAAGTCTGTTGCGGGCGGCCTTTGCGCTGGCCATCGTTCTGGGGCTGGTGCTGGGCCTCGCCTATGCCCTGCGGCGCTATGCACCGCAACTGCTGGCGCGCTTTCAGGGAGAGCGTGGGGAGCGCCGCCTGAGCGTTGTCGAAACCCTCGTCCTCGATCCGGCGCGGCGTCTCGTGCTGGTGCGCGTCGATGATGAGGAGCGCCTGCTGCTGCTGGGCGAAGGGCAGGAACTGATCGAGCCGCGCCAACTGCCCGCGCCCAAGCCGAAACCTGCCCCTGCGCCCACCGTCAATCGGCCGGTGCTGTGA
- a CDS encoding DUF7544 domain-containing protein: MKLSIDFAFAGIEIIKKSPLAVLVWGLVYLVVSVVSSLLIVAVAGPALTALQNYQTAPDADPMQVFGHLGALVPVYLIAGVLGLISSAIIQCAVFRSQLRPGTGGFAFLKLGGDEFRQILVGILWALAFVLFYIVFGIALAILIGIVSMVGQFSEILAGILIFVLVVGGIVTFLYIVSRWSLVMVQSFAEKKINIFGSFKLTQGQGWKLLGGYLLLGLVMIVIMIIVYSLVFALVVGTSGGWTQAITQMSRPDMSSVAALMTPVFFAQTLVSSLLMGGFYALIYGASAAAYSALSDKGTRSVEVF; encoded by the coding sequence ATGAAACTGTCGATTGATTTTGCCTTTGCGGGTATTGAAATCATTAAGAAGAGCCCGCTGGCCGTGCTGGTCTGGGGTCTGGTCTATCTGGTGGTCAGTGTGGTGTCGTCGCTGCTTATAGTGGCGGTGGCGGGGCCGGCCCTGACGGCGCTGCAAAACTATCAGACTGCGCCCGATGCCGACCCGATGCAGGTGTTCGGCCATCTTGGGGCGCTTGTGCCGGTCTATCTCATTGCCGGTGTTCTGGGGCTGATCTCTTCCGCTATCATCCAGTGCGCCGTCTTCCGCAGCCAGTTGCGGCCGGGTACCGGTGGTTTTGCCTTTTTGAAACTGGGGGGCGATGAGTTTCGGCAGATACTGGTCGGCATTTTGTGGGCGCTGGCGTTCGTTCTGTTCTACATCGTGTTCGGCATTGCGCTGGCCATACTGATCGGGATTGTCTCCATGGTGGGCCAGTTCAGCGAAATTCTGGCCGGAATTCTGATTTTTGTTCTGGTCGTTGGCGGCATTGTCACCTTTCTATATATCGTCAGCCGCTGGTCGCTGGTTATGGTGCAGTCTTTTGCCGAAAAGAAGATCAATATTTTCGGCAGCTTCAAGCTGACCCAGGGGCAGGGCTGGAAACTGCTGGGCGGTTACCTTCTGCTGGGATTGGTGATGATCGTCATTATGATCATCGTCTATAGTCTTGTCTTTGCGCTGGTGGTCGGGACCAGCGGTGGCTGGACGCAGGCCATCACCCAGATGAGCCGTCCGGACATGAGTTCCGTCGCGGCTCTGATGACGCCTGTCTTTTTCGCACAAACCCTCGTCAGCAGTCTGCTGATGGGCGGCTTCTATGCCCTGATCTACGGCGCCTCGGCAGCGGCCTACAGTGCCCTAAGCGACAAGGGCACGCGCTCGGTCGAAGTGTTCTGA
- the fliR gene encoding flagellar biosynthetic protein FliR, with protein sequence MIPVTPAPDFPTEVTSFFGTSQVVFTAMLIFVRVGSVAVLIPGLGDQAVPPRMRLSFAFVFTLMLVPVVQSQMPALPPKLGAMAGLILHEAVIGLMLGMLMRTFLGALAIAGEVVSLQTTLSFAQTANPAQAQPSTSIGTFLAMLGLVLIYATNLHHLFIAGMRDSYWVFPPMRPVMVGDATQLMIRTVGDTFMLAIQMTTPILVFGLIINVAAGFIGRIMPAFPIFFAVTPVSVLLGLAIFALSLGGTGLVFLQHYEEFLRLFVRGA encoded by the coding sequence ATGATCCCCGTTACGCCCGCTCCGGATTTCCCGACCGAAGTCACCTCCTTCTTCGGTACGTCGCAGGTGGTGTTTACCGCCATGCTGATCTTTGTGCGCGTGGGGTCGGTGGCGGTCCTCATTCCGGGGCTGGGGGATCAGGCCGTGCCGCCGCGTATGCGTCTGTCCTTTGCCTTTGTCTTCACCCTGATGCTGGTGCCGGTGGTGCAGTCGCAAATGCCCGCCTTGCCACCCAAGCTGGGGGCCATGGCCGGGCTTATCCTCCATGAGGCGGTGATTGGCCTGATGCTGGGGATGTTGATGCGCACTTTTTTGGGGGCACTGGCCATTGCGGGCGAGGTGGTGTCGCTGCAAACCACCCTGTCCTTTGCCCAAACCGCCAATCCGGCGCAGGCCCAGCCCTCAACCTCGATCGGCACCTTTCTGGCCATGCTGGGGCTGGTGCTGATCTATGCCACCAATCTGCACCACCTGTTCATCGCCGGAATGCGGGACTCCTACTGGGTGTTTCCGCCGATGCGCCCGGTCATGGTGGGTGACGCGACGCAACTGATGATCCGCACGGTGGGCGATACCTTCATGCTGGCCATCCAGATGACGACGCCTATCCTGGTCTTCGGCCTGATTATCAATGTCGCCGCCGGTTTTATCGGCCGCATCATGCCGGCCTTTCCCATCTTCTTCGCGGTCACCCCGGTCAGCGTTCTGCTGGGGCTGGCCATCTTCGCCCTCAGTCTGGGCGGCACCGGTCTGGTCTTCCTTCAGCACTATGAGGAATTCCTGCGCCTATTTGTAAGAGGTGCTTAG
- a CDS encoding argininosuccinate lyase: MVSNAQTRRQSVVWLMAALSAFVVYMLASTVALAQGKQNFTLINHTGYTISEVYVSPSKSDSWDEDVMEEDVLPNNARVDIAFSRKEKACLWDLKVVYDDGESAEWENFNLCEVSSIAISYSRKTGETWATYE, translated from the coding sequence ATGGTTTCAAATGCTCAAACGCGCCGCCAGAGTGTTGTGTGGCTGATGGCCGCGCTTTCGGCCTTCGTTGTCTACATGCTGGCCAGCACCGTGGCTCTGGCTCAGGGCAAGCAGAATTTCACGCTGATCAATCATACCGGCTACACGATTTCCGAAGTTTATGTGTCGCCCAGCAAATCGGATAGCTGGGACGAGGATGTGATGGAAGAGGATGTGCTGCCCAACAATGCCAGGGTGGACATCGCCTTCAGCCGCAAGGAAAAGGCCTGCCTGTGGGACCTCAAGGTCGTCTATGATGATGGTGAGTCGGCGGAATGGGAAAACTTCAACCTGTGCGAAGTCTCAAGCATCGCCATCAGCTATAGCCGCAAGACCGGCGAAACCTGGGCCACCTACGAATAA
- a CDS encoding nucleoside hydrolase, producing MFDRRTLLLSSVALSVAGPVAARTRKPVSVIFHTDIGGDVDDTFALLYLLRRPELALKLVATDAGSPQYKARLTAKLLTLAGRSDVAIAMGRPKGEDTGAQAGWVGDYRLASYRGVVRTDAAQAMIDTVMASPDPVTIISVGPATELAEALRREPKLAQKARFIGMFGSVRIGYKGVAPADAEYNVKVDPAALRTIFEADWLSCAITPLDTCGLVTLDGADWQKLWQSRDPFAVACIANSKVWLPNAPWMAKDFDLTKQSSVQFDAVAVEMAFDESKLVMETLPLSVSDDGMTLIDPAKGRPVRVATQWTDLPGFKRQLVEGLTRGA from the coding sequence ATGTTCGACCGTCGCACCCTGCTGTTATCGTCTGTGGCGCTGTCGGTGGCGGGGCCTGTGGCCGCCAGGACGCGCAAGCCTGTGTCGGTGATTTTTCACACTGACATTGGCGGCGATGTGGACGATACCTTCGCGCTCCTCTACCTGCTGCGGCGGCCGGAACTGGCGCTCAAGCTGGTGGCCACCGATGCAGGTAGCCCGCAGTACAAGGCCCGCCTGACGGCCAAACTGCTCACCCTGGCCGGGCGCAGTGACGTGGCCATTGCCATGGGCCGTCCGAAGGGCGAAGACACCGGCGCGCAGGCCGGATGGGTCGGAGATTACCGGCTCGCTTCCTATCGCGGCGTGGTGCGCACGGATGCGGCTCAGGCCATGATCGACACAGTGATGGCCTCACCCGATCCGGTGACGATCATCAGCGTCGGCCCGGCCACGGAACTGGCCGAAGCCTTGCGGCGCGAACCGAAGCTGGCGCAAAAGGCGCGCTTTATCGGCATGTTCGGCTCGGTGCGTATCGGCTATAAGGGCGTTGCGCCGGCCGATGCCGAATATAACGTCAAGGTCGATCCGGCGGCGCTGCGCACCATCTTCGAAGCCGACTGGCTCAGTTGTGCGATTACGCCGCTCGATACCTGCGGTCTGGTGACGCTGGATGGCGCCGACTGGCAAAAGTTGTGGCAGAGCCGTGATCCCTTCGCCGTGGCCTGTATCGCAAACAGCAAGGTGTGGCTGCCCAACGCGCCATGGATGGCCAAGGATTTCGACCTGACGAAGCAAAGCTCGGTGCAATTCGATGCTGTGGCGGTTGAAATGGCCTTTGACGAGTCGAAACTGGTTATGGAGACCCTGCCGCTCAGCGTGTCGGATGACGGGATGACGCTGATCGACCCCGCCAAAGGCCGTCCCGTGCGCGTGGCGACGCAGTGGACAGATTTACCCGGCTTCAAACGGCAACTGGTCGAGGGACTGACGCGCGGCGCTTGA
- the cckA gene encoding cell cycle histidine kinase CckA, with translation MSSSPAQTSAHTPAAVPKNLLERLRDFASPLALTVVGIIVVCACAAFWFIAGELPVGVVLTILVIVMGAVVSVALFAFGHDDEADAQGPGVTALVEALAEPAAIASFDGRLSATNPAWRDAGGNEKRLPAGDGSAALFVAMREARAQGHSRALVRLGSFDFEMLLSRLGDERVLVRAASQGVLGTGLLLNHELPVAEGIDTAEEAEAIVVQPSVAPAFDGSDAPFGQALLEGDTLLTAKITRVNPVFTRLMGGSVADLTGKVWGDLIDAASREEAQAKLDAKKTAFEVKLLSNKDLPLQVRLAHTPGGFMLYLFDISEQKQLEQSLAQVQKMQAIGQFAGGVAHDLNNLLTGLKLRVEDLLHNHPLGDPSYGGLNEIRQISTRAEDLVRKLLAFSRKQTVKRVTLNLGELISESEVLLRRLMREDVKLETEYGRDLPDIHADKGQMEMAVMNLVVNARDAVHASGGGRVKIRSAALTQAEAVAQGWAEAPAQGAALIEVSDNGPGIPPEIMTKVFEPFFTTKPLGEGTGLGLATVYGIVNQADGHIAIASVVAPAEGHGATFKIFLPIKVHVAKPDAPKVEAAPASPPKVTPKDMSGAGRILFVEDEEIVRGIAARLLRQRGYEVTEASDGEEALDIIQSGDKFDLLISDVIMPGLDGPSMLKKARPFLGNVPVMFISGYAEAEFSDLLEDEVGVSFLPKPLDIKTLAERVKAQLAA, from the coding sequence TTGTCTTCGTCGCCCGCCCAAACATCGGCTCATACGCCCGCTGCTGTGCCCAAAAACCTGCTGGAGCGGTTGCGCGACTTTGCGTCGCCTCTGGCCCTGACGGTGGTGGGGATCATCGTGGTCTGCGCCTGTGCCGCCTTCTGGTTCATCGCGGGGGAATTGCCGGTAGGCGTCGTTTTGACCATCCTCGTCATCGTGATGGGGGCGGTGGTGTCGGTGGCGCTGTTCGCCTTCGGGCACGACGACGAAGCGGACGCTCAGGGACCGGGCGTTACGGCTCTGGTCGAGGCGCTGGCCGAACCGGCGGCGATCGCCAGTTTTGACGGACGTCTGAGCGCCACCAACCCCGCCTGGCGCGACGCGGGCGGCAATGAGAAGCGCCTGCCCGCCGGAGACGGCAGCGCGGCGCTGTTCGTCGCCATGCGCGAAGCCCGTGCGCAGGGCCATAGCCGCGCGCTGGTGCGACTGGGCAGCTTTGATTTTGAAATGCTGTTGTCGCGTCTGGGTGATGAGCGCGTGCTGGTGCGTGCGGCCTCGCAAGGCGTGCTGGGGACCGGGCTTCTGCTCAATCATGAACTGCCGGTTGCCGAGGGCATAGACACAGCGGAAGAGGCGGAAGCCATTGTGGTGCAACCCTCTGTCGCTCCGGCGTTTGACGGGTCGGATGCGCCTTTTGGTCAGGCCTTGCTGGAAGGCGACACCCTGCTGACGGCGAAAATTACCCGCGTCAATCCGGTGTTTACGCGCCTGATGGGCGGCTCGGTGGCGGATTTGACCGGCAAGGTGTGGGGTGACCTGATCGACGCCGCCTCGCGCGAAGAGGCGCAGGCCAAGCTCGATGCCAAAAAGACCGCTTTTGAGGTCAAGCTGCTGTCGAACAAAGACTTGCCGCTTCAGGTGCGTCTGGCCCACACGCCGGGCGGCTTCATGCTCTATCTGTTCGACATCAGCGAGCAGAAGCAACTGGAGCAGTCTCTGGCGCAGGTGCAGAAGATGCAGGCCATCGGGCAGTTCGCCGGCGGCGTGGCGCACGATCTCAATAACCTTTTGACCGGGCTCAAGCTGCGCGTCGAAGACCTGCTGCACAACCACCCACTGGGCGACCCCTCCTATGGCGGGCTGAACGAAATCCGGCAGATTTCGACGCGCGCCGAGGATCTGGTGCGCAAGCTGCTGGCCTTTTCGCGCAAGCAGACGGTCAAGCGCGTCACGCTGAATCTGGGCGAACTGATCTCCGAATCCGAGGTGCTGCTGCGCCGTCTGATGCGTGAGGATGTGAAGCTCGAAACCGAATATGGCCGTGACCTGCCCGACATCCACGCCGACAAGGGCCAGATGGAGATGGCGGTGATGAACCTGGTCGTCAATGCGCGCGATGCGGTGCACGCCTCCGGTGGCGGGCGCGTCAAAATCCGGTCGGCGGCGCTCACTCAGGCCGAGGCCGTAGCGCAGGGCTGGGCCGAGGCGCCGGCGCAGGGCGCGGCCCTGATCGAGGTGTCGGACAATGGCCCCGGCATCCCCCCAGAGATCATGACCAAGGTGTTCGAGCCGTTTTTCACCACCAAGCCGCTGGGCGAGGGGACGGGTCTGGGGCTGGCGACCGTCTATGGTATCGTCAACCAGGCCGATGGCCATATCGCCATCGCCTCAGTCGTGGCACCCGCTGAGGGGCATGGGGCGACCTTCAAAATCTTCCTGCCGATCAAGGTGCACGTGGCAAAGCCTGACGCCCCGAAGGTCGAAGCGGCACCAGCGTCTCCGCCCAAGGTCACGCCGAAGGACATGTCCGGTGCCGGGCGCATCCTGTTTGTCGAAGATGAAGAAATCGTGCGCGGTATTGCCGCCCGCCTGCTGCGTCAGCGCGGCTATGAGGTGACCGAGGCGTCGGACGGTGAAGAGGCGCTCGACATCATCCAGAGCGGCGACAAGTTTGACCTGCTGATTTCCGACGTTATCATGCCGGGGCTGGACGGGCCGTCCATGCTCAAAAAGGCGCGTCCCTTCCTTGGCAATGTGCCGGTGATGTTCATTTCGGGCTATGCCGAGGCCGAATTCTCGGACCTTCTGGAAGACGAGGTGGGCGTGTCCTTCCTGCCCAAGCCGCTGGATATCAAGACGCTGGCCGAACGGGTCAAGGCGCAACTGGCGGCGTGA
- the fliQ gene encoding flagellar biosynthesis protein FliQ, which translates to MTGTEVLSVGRDAIWLTIQLCAPVLIVGLIVGVVIGLFQALTQIQEQTLIYAPKIIAVFVTLLLVLPLMGALLSGFMKEIATKIAGI; encoded by the coding sequence ATGACCGGTACGGAAGTTCTCAGCGTCGGACGCGACGCCATCTGGCTGACCATTCAGCTCTGTGCCCCGGTTCTGATCGTCGGTCTCATCGTCGGTGTGGTGATCGGCCTGTTTCAGGCCCTGACCCAGATTCAGGAACAGACCCTGATCTACGCCCCCAAGATCATCGCGGTCTTCGTGACCCTGCTGCTCGTCCTGCCGCTGATGGGGGCGCTGTTGTCCGGCTTCATGAAGGAAATCGCTACCAAGATCGCGGGCATCTGA